The following nucleotide sequence is from Cicer arietinum cultivar CDC Frontier isolate Library 1 chromosome 2, Cicar.CDCFrontier_v2.0, whole genome shotgun sequence.
CAAAATACCAATATCTCATGGTAAACAAAGGTACGAAGAGCTCCTCCGCTCATAGTTTGTCTTCGAGGCATAAAATGATTGACAGAATCAAGATATGAAATATATATGCAACGTTGATTCGGATTGGCACATTCCGAGCCATACTCCTGGACGTACATTCCAAAAATGCATACATCTGCTCCTTCAATCTGCTGAAACAGAAGAATAACCTGAAATCATAGGAAATTCTGTTATTTCTTCTGAATAATAATACAGATATAATGGAGTAGACATCAAGAGAAATCTAATCTAGTCCTGCGGAAGGACTTGGAGGAACATATATTCATCTATTAACCCTTTGAACTTACTCTTGATCTATAAGAGAACTCAGCAGGGTATTTCTCCTCTGGAACAATGTCCAGAAATTGCTTCTCCACTATCAAATGTTTGTCAGCAGATAACACTTCTCTAACTGTAAGACTTTTCGCTACTACAACCTACAGTTTTGGAGTCATGCATGGCAAATCAGTCAATCGACCATTTTAAATATGTAGGTTTTTTAATCTTACTTCATCAAGATTCTCATTCCCTTCGATTTTTTCCCAGTCTGCTCTCTCTTGCATGAGATGCTCAAAAAGTCTTTTCTCTAAGTGGTCACTAAGCATGGTTCTCGGCAAGTCCTTAGCACCAAAAATAGTAGTCTTTGGTAAGGGAACATGCAttccattttcaatttcttttacgTGGCAAAAAGGACATGTATACTCAGCAGTGCAGTCCAAATCTCTTTTGCTGTTATATAGTGCACATATTTGATGCTGCCATCtttcacatttattgcattCAACCCACTAGAAGAAACGACAGTCATTAAGAGTTAGTTTATAGTTCTTTATATCAAgctgaatttttatttaataaggCATACTAAAACTTACTGGTTCTTCAAGTACTtcatcatttttcttttgttcaaAAAGTGTCTTACAAACAGATGTCCCATTGAATATAATGCACCCGCCTTTAGAACGGTTATAGCAGGAGGAGCAAAAGCAACGCTCTGCATCAGATTCTTCTCCTTTTATACAGAAATACTTTGCGTTTCGCTTGATACGGGTTTGACAATGTAAGCAATAAATTTGTACTGGTTCGAAGTAGAAAGCTTTCATTGTACATAATTGGCATGTGCCGTCCACTGTTGTCTTCTGTGTTAAAAGATATGTCAGCTTGTATATGGCTTAGAATTCCACGTGAAAGCTACAAACGTCAActtaaatattaagaaaataaaagccTAAAACCAGCtattaaaaatgaaacataaaCTGACACTGCCTCAGTACAGTTTAGGTGCAACTCAGTAGGCATGCTTATTAGCATCACATTATCATAGTACTATTATGTAACCTTAACAGTTGATAAATGTAAATACAATCTTGATGGGTCTGAACATGCACAACATGAATTATCATAAAAACAAATGCATACACAACATCCAAGGATTAAAAGAAGAGGAAGAACCATTTATGAGCTTTAACTAAATAGCTTAACCTTTTGGGATAGTTGGTTCATAACAGTAATCATTACATATCAGTAATACCAAAACAGGTCAAGGTAATTAGAAACACTGGAAAGTGGTGTACTAACCTGAACGGATTCCTTTCTCAGACTATTAATATGTTCTTTTATTTGATCACGTGTGAACAAATCAATCAAGGAAACAACATTAATTGTTGTATTTGAGGACTTTGTTTGCTTCTCTTGATCAGCCTTTGGCTCACTCGCTTTATTTTTAGCATTTGCCGCCTCTTGGTTGAATCCAATGTCAATCACACCATGGATTTCGGGATCTGGCTCCTCAAACACCGGACTAGCATCTAAGCCTTTTGAGCGAATCATTTCACTCTTGAAAGTCTGTCCAAATGTATCATCACTCACATTGTTCTGTATCTCCCCAACAATTGTACTCAATAACTTTTGCAGCTCTTGATCGGGTTTTGGCTCAATAACTTTCTTTTTAACATTTGTCTCAGCCTGGTCGAATTCATTTCTGCCTTTTATATCCCCTCCATCAGTAGGAATAGCATCCATACTGACAGTACGCATAATGGAACTCAATCCAATGTCAAATTCATTTAAGTTGTTGCTATTCATCACATCTTGCCTTTCAGGAGCAACTTCTAAGCCTTTAGAGGGAAATGTGTTAGTCTTTAAAGTTTGTCCAAACGTATCAACCATCACATTGCTGTTTATCTCATTAATGCCAAGAACTAGATTTGTGAACTCTTCCACACTGTACTTATCAACTTCACCATCGATAGATGAGAAGGGAAATTCTAACTGTTGTTGCTGCACTCCCACAAGTGTTTCAATAGAATGAGGTTGAACCGTCTTGTAAGACAATTGGTCCGCACTTGCATTGTTAACTAAAGAGACGCCAAAAGTAGACCCCGTTGTTTTCTGTATTTTGGTAGGTCTTAGCATGGCTTCAGTATTACCATCATGAGTGAAATTCTTCTGAAAATTCAATTTGAAGCTTGGCGTCATGTTAGGAAAACTCATACACTCATTATTCTGCATAATCATCTCCAAGCAATCTCTATTATTTGTCAAATCTGTCTCGACTGCAAAAATAGCAAACGAAATGGGTAAAACAATAcatttattgaaaattaaaataattctgACTAAGATGTAACTGCAAATTCAATACTATTTTTGTAAAGACTAAATCAATATTGTACAAATGAGGATTAAAACTTGGGAAGATATCACAATCTATCTAAACATACAATTATTTGAATGTTGTTGAGGTAAAAGATTGGAATGTTCCGAAATATCCATCGAAACAAGTTGAGGTAACTTCATATTCAAATCTTCAGATTTGAGGGATTTTCCTATTGTTGTAGGAAAACTTATAGAATCATTATTCTGGATATTCCCCATACTTCCACTGTATCTTGTCAAATCCATGTTCACTACAAAAGTGGCAAATCAATTGggtaaaataacatttatttaaaataaacacaaaatcaATAATATAGCTGCCAAATCAATTCTCAGTATTGCACAAATAAGGGTGGAAACTTGGGAAGAAATTACAATCTAATTTAAACATACAATTATTTGCATGTTGCTGAGGAAAGCGATTGGAATGTTCTGAAATATTCGCCGCGACAATTTGAGGTaacttcatatttaaattttcagATTGGACGGATTTTCCTTTTGTTGTAGGAAAATTTATAGAATTATTATTCTGGATAGTCCCTATATTTTCACTGTATCTTGTCGTATCCATGTCCACTGCAAATTAATTGGGTAAAAACAACacttttattgaaaataaaaataattctagcAAAGACAAAATCAATATTGCAGAAATAAGGATTGAAACTTGGGAATAAATCACAATCTTATTTAAAACATACAATTATTTGCATGTTGCTGAGGAAAATAGCTTCCACCGCCCGAAACAGGGTTGTCACAGAGAACATTCATATCAGCAAATGTTGGGATTGATGAACCATGGTCACGCAAACAAGGCAGCTGCTCGTGAACAATAGAAGAGGTCGATGGTCCCTCTTTTGGCATGCCATTATAATCAGCGATACCAGCATCCAGTAGAAATTGCACACGCTGATTTAACGTTACATTGTTCATGTAATCCTCCTgccaaatatgaagaaaaaccaATTGTGCtttattaacaattttataACCATATTTTCAAATACTAGTAGTTGCTATAGCGGCACTATACCACCGTAGCATAGCAGAAATTGAACCTATTCCTCAATGCcctatttagtacaaagtgttgtcaaatagccgcTATTGCGGCGCTATAGTACTATAAcatagcggaatttgaacaaactgctATTTTTTGCCATCCGCAA
It contains:
- the LOC101503366 gene encoding histone acetyltransferase HAC12-like isoform X3 encodes the protein MSPAKGSRLENSWIKRPTNSSSRVSNFPRKRVIDELSHQNVMNQVGFSTNWRNHPRIIYNRKWIRNEISKMIRTFPIDNKRLAPILEYFLFLSATSKEDYMNNVTLNQRVQFLLDAGIADYNGMPKEGPSTSSIVHEQLPCLRDHGSSIPTFADMNVLCDNPVSGGGSYFPQQHANNLDMDTTRYSENIGTIQNNNSINFPTTKGKSVQSENLNMKLPQIVAANISEHSNRFPQQHANNLNMDLTRYSGSMGNIQNNDSISFPTTIGKSLKSEDLNMKLPQLVSMDISEHSNLLPQQHSNNFETDLTNNRDCLEMIMQNNECMSFPNMTPSFKLNFQKNFTHDGNTEAMLRPTKIQKTTGSTFGVSLVNNASADQLSYKTVQPHSIETLVGVQQQQLEFPFSSIDGEVDKYSVEEFTNLVLGINEINSNVMVDTFGQTLKTNTFPSKGLEVAPERQDVMNSNNLNEFDIGLSSIMRTVSMDAIPTDGGDIKGRNEFDQAETNVKKKVIEPKPDQELQKLLSTIVGEIQNNVSDDTFGQTFKSEMIRSKGLDASPVFEEPDPEIHGVIDIGFNQEAANAKNKASEPKADQEKQTKSSNTTINVVSLIDLFTRDQIKEHINSLRKESVQKTTVDGTCQLCTMKAFYFEPVQIYCLHCQTRIKRNAKYFCIKGEESDAERCFCSSCYNRSKGGCIIFNGTSVCKTLFEQKKNDEVLEEPWVECNKCERWQHQICALYNSKRDLDCTAEYTCPFCHVKEIENGMHVPLPKTTIFGAKDLPRTMLSDHLEKRLFEHLMQERADWEKIEGNENLDEVILLFQQIEGADVCIFGMYVQEYGSECANPNQRCIYISYLDSVNHFMPRRQTMSGGALRTFVYHEILIGYLDFCKKRGFTKCYIWSCPPKKEDNYILHCHPKTQKTPKDDKLVDWYHSMLKKATEENVVVGLTDVYEHFFVPTEKWNSKVTAARLPYFYGDYWCNHAMELAIDIEKECGGEYEKTLKKVVKNRSLKAMGHVNPSNGNAKDIMVMQKLGQIMLQSKKNFIVAHLQYSCMHCHEAIVSGKRWFCTECKKFQECERCHTADVHTSINGEVHTLCQVVVDDIPFNTEQNDIIIENELFESRSKFLSFCKKNQFQFDTLRRAKYSTMMILDHLKGLTLLTVGTVCSICSQNVLQQSWKCEVCPKCVVCSACYKDKGAGCHQHKLTQKYSTTPCLSRNQELNKISVPMRRKLMEVLEHVSQCSSTITERCCYRNCFQMKKLLVHANQCTTRVSGGCCRCKKVLQILTYHSKNCKDSECRIPHCMDKLAELIAKQSESHDIAAAVESNKIQ
- the LOC101503366 gene encoding histone acetyltransferase HAC12-like isoform X2 → MSPAKGSRLENSWIKRPTNSSSRVSNFPRKRVIDELSHQNVMNQVGFSTNWRNHPRIIYNRKWIRNEISKMIRTFPIDNKRLAPILEYFLFLSATSKEDYMNNVTLNQRVQFLLDAGIADYNGMPKEGPSTSSIVHEQLPCLRDHGSSIPTFADMNVLCDNPVSGGGSYFPQQHANNLDMDTTRYSENIGTIQNNNSINFPTTKGKSVQSENLNMKLPQIVAANISEHSNRFPQQHANNLNMDLTRYSGSMGNIQNNDSISFPTTIGKSLKSEDLNMKLPQLVSMDISEHSNLLPQQHSNNFETDLTNNRDCLEMIMQNNECMSFPNMTPSFKLNFQKNFTHDGNTEAMLRPTKIQKTTGSTFGVSLVNNASADQLSYKTVQPHSIETLVGVQQQQLEFPFSSIDGEVDKYSVEEFTNLVLGINEINSNVMVDTFGQTLKTNTFPSKGLEVAPERQDVMNSNNLNEFDIGLSSIMRTVSMDAIPTDGGDIKGRNEFDQAETNVKKKVIEPKPDQELQKLLSTIVGEIQNNVSDDTFGQTFKSEMIRSKGLDASPVFEEPDPEIHGVIDIGFNQEAANAKNKASEPKADQEKQTKSSNTTINVVSLIDLFTRDQIKEHINSLRKESVQTTVDGTCQLCTMKAFYFEPVQIYCLHCQTRIKRNAKYFCIKGEESDAERCFCSSCYNRSKGGCIIFNGTSVCKTLFEQKKNDEVLEEPWVECNKCERWQHQICALYNSKRDLDCTAEYTCPFCHVKEIENGMHVPLPKTTIFGAKDLPRTMLSDHLEKRLFEHLMQERADWEKIEGNENLDEVVVAKSLTVREVLSADKHLIVEKQFLDIVPEEKYPAEFSYRSRVILLFQQIEGADVCIFGMYVQEYGSECANPNQRCIYISYLDSVNHFMPRRQTMSGGALRTFVYHEILIGYLDFCKKRGFTKCYIWSCPPKKEDNYILHCHPKTQKTPKDDKLVDWYHSMLKKATEENVVVGLTDVYEHFFVPTEKWNSKVTAARLPYFYGDYWCNHAMELAIDIEKECGGEYEKTLKKVVKNRSLKAMGHVNPSNGNAKDIMVMQKLGQIMLQSKKNFIVAHLQYSCMHCHEAIVSGKRWFCTECKKFQECERCHTADVHTSINGEVHTLCQVVVDDIPFNTEQNDIIIENELFESRSKFLSFCKKNQFQFDTLRRAKYSTMMILDHLKGLTLLTVGTVCSICSQNVLQQSWKCEVCPKCVVCSACYKDKGAGCHQHKLTQKYSTTPCLSRNQELNKISVPMRRKLMEVLEHVSQCSSTITERCCYRNCFQMKKLLVHANQCTTRVSGGCCRCKKVLQILTYHSKNCKDSECRIPHCMDKLAELIAKQSESHDIAAAVESNKIQ
- the LOC101503366 gene encoding histone acetyltransferase HAC12-like isoform X1, with the protein product MSPAKGSRLENSWIKRPTNSSSRVSNFPRKRVIDELSHQNVMNQVGFSTNWRNHPRIIYNRKWIRNEISKMIRTFPIDNKRLAPILEYFLFLSATSKEDYMNNVTLNQRVQFLLDAGIADYNGMPKEGPSTSSIVHEQLPCLRDHGSSIPTFADMNVLCDNPVSGGGSYFPQQHANNLDMDTTRYSENIGTIQNNNSINFPTTKGKSVQSENLNMKLPQIVAANISEHSNRFPQQHANNLNMDLTRYSGSMGNIQNNDSISFPTTIGKSLKSEDLNMKLPQLVSMDISEHSNLLPQQHSNNFETDLTNNRDCLEMIMQNNECMSFPNMTPSFKLNFQKNFTHDGNTEAMLRPTKIQKTTGSTFGVSLVNNASADQLSYKTVQPHSIETLVGVQQQQLEFPFSSIDGEVDKYSVEEFTNLVLGINEINSNVMVDTFGQTLKTNTFPSKGLEVAPERQDVMNSNNLNEFDIGLSSIMRTVSMDAIPTDGGDIKGRNEFDQAETNVKKKVIEPKPDQELQKLLSTIVGEIQNNVSDDTFGQTFKSEMIRSKGLDASPVFEEPDPEIHGVIDIGFNQEAANAKNKASEPKADQEKQTKSSNTTINVVSLIDLFTRDQIKEHINSLRKESVQKTTVDGTCQLCTMKAFYFEPVQIYCLHCQTRIKRNAKYFCIKGEESDAERCFCSSCYNRSKGGCIIFNGTSVCKTLFEQKKNDEVLEEPWVECNKCERWQHQICALYNSKRDLDCTAEYTCPFCHVKEIENGMHVPLPKTTIFGAKDLPRTMLSDHLEKRLFEHLMQERADWEKIEGNENLDEVVVAKSLTVREVLSADKHLIVEKQFLDIVPEEKYPAEFSYRSRVILLFQQIEGADVCIFGMYVQEYGSECANPNQRCIYISYLDSVNHFMPRRQTMSGGALRTFVYHEILIGYLDFCKKRGFTKCYIWSCPPKKEDNYILHCHPKTQKTPKDDKLVDWYHSMLKKATEENVVVGLTDVYEHFFVPTEKWNSKVTAARLPYFYGDYWCNHAMELAIDIEKECGGEYEKTLKKVVKNRSLKAMGHVNPSNGNAKDIMVMQKLGQIMLQSKKNFIVAHLQYSCMHCHEAIVSGKRWFCTECKKFQECERCHTADVHTSINGEVHTLCQVVVDDIPFNTEQNDIIIENELFESRSKFLSFCKKNQFQFDTLRRAKYSTMMILDHLKGLTLLTVGTVCSICSQNVLQQSWKCEVCPKCVVCSACYKDKGAGCHQHKLTQKYSTTPCLSRNQELNKISVPMRRKLMEVLEHVSQCSSTITERCCYRNCFQMKKLLVHANQCTTRVSGGCCRCKKVLQILTYHSKNCKDSECRIPHCMDKLAELIAKQSESHDIAAAVESNKIQ